In one Poseidonibacter antarcticus genomic region, the following are encoded:
- a CDS encoding pseudouridine synthase family protein yields MAGRDKAYKLLAMQEGISNSKAKELIDKGLVRVAGKKVMIARGEISADVTFVVKDIAPIKVIFQDNDILVVDKPAFLTADEVARKYPDAILLNRLDKETSGVMMFAKNEDFQKKAIKEFKQNRVYKEYVAIVEGKVIEEIVIDKPILTTKDRGSAKSKIDVKKGKPAKSTVYPMLVEGNKSKIKIVIESGRTHQIRVHLNSVGLPIIGDAIYGRTASNVTRVLLHSKITKIFDYVFEAREPREFKVYEFN; encoded by the coding sequence ATGGCTGGACGAGATAAAGCATACAAATTATTAGCAATGCAAGAAGGAATTTCTAATTCTAAAGCAAAAGAGTTAATAGATAAAGGACTTGTAAGAGTTGCTGGAAAAAAAGTAATGATTGCACGTGGTGAAATTAGTGCAGATGTTACTTTTGTAGTAAAAGATATTGCTCCAATAAAAGTGATATTTCAAGATAACGATATCTTAGTAGTAGATAAACCTGCATTTTTAACAGCAGATGAAGTTGCTAGAAAATATCCTGATGCAATATTGCTTAACAGACTTGATAAAGAAACAAGTGGTGTTATGATGTTTGCAAAAAATGAAGATTTTCAGAAAAAAGCAATAAAAGAATTTAAACAAAACAGAGTTTATAAAGAATATGTTGCAATTGTTGAAGGTAAGGTTATTGAAGAAATTGTCATTGATAAACCTATTTTAACAACAAAAGATAGAGGTAGTGCTAAATCAAAAATTGATGTAAAAAAAGGTAAACCAGCTAAATCAACTGTTTATCCAATGCTAGTAGAAGGTAACAAATCAAAAATCAAGATTGTTATTGAATCTGGAAGAACACATCAAATTAGAGTTCATCTTAATTCTGTTGGTTTACCAATTATTGGTGATGCAATTTATGGTAGAACTGCTAGTAATGTTACTAGAGTATTATTGCATTCAAAAATCACTAAAATATTTGACTATGTATTCGAAGCTAGAGAACCTAGAGAATTTAAAGTGTATGAATTTAATTAA
- a CDS encoding signal recognition particle protein — MFDSITGSIKNAVNKIRHKDDVASLKKAIVELKKSLLKADVHHKTTKELLLAIELETKRLGIGQDSFISALKTELTKVLTTEGNQGFVYSNTPPTTILMTGLQGSGKTTTTGKLANYLKQRNKKVLVAAGDLQRLAAVEQLKQIAAQVEVDIYFDDNEKDPIAIAKAAQEKAIKEHYDVLLVDTAGRLAIDEELMTQLKNVRDAIKIDEIFYVADSLTGHDATKTAASFKEQIGIDGVILSKYDGDTKGGVALSIASQVGVPLRFIGIGEKMPDLEVFIPDRIVSRLLGLGDIEGLAERTSAVIDEKQAKAVAKKIKKGEFNFNDFLDQLAMMSKLGSMKSIIGMIPGLSQMAGPLKDMDFENSDEIKRIKALIGSMTQKERMEPSLMNPSRKKRIAKGSGLSEVQINKILKQFKNASKMAKKLSSKGGMKGLQNMMSQMGPGGMPKIPR; from the coding sequence TTGTTTGATTCAATAACCGGTTCGATAAAAAATGCTGTTAATAAAATAAGACATAAAGATGATGTTGCTTCATTAAAAAAAGCAATTGTTGAATTAAAAAAATCTTTATTAAAAGCAGATGTTCATCATAAAACTACAAAAGAATTATTATTAGCAATTGAGCTTGAAACAAAAAGACTTGGTATTGGGCAAGACTCATTTATCAGTGCTTTAAAAACAGAATTAACTAAAGTATTAACAACTGAAGGTAATCAAGGTTTTGTTTATTCAAACACACCACCTACTACGATTTTAATGACAGGGCTTCAAGGTTCTGGTAAAACAACAACAACAGGTAAATTAGCTAACTATTTAAAACAAAGAAATAAAAAAGTTTTAGTAGCAGCTGGCGATTTACAAAGACTTGCAGCAGTTGAGCAATTAAAACAAATTGCCGCACAAGTTGAAGTTGATATTTATTTTGATGATAATGAAAAAGATCCAATTGCAATTGCTAAAGCTGCTCAAGAAAAAGCTATAAAAGAACATTATGATGTTTTATTAGTGGATACTGCGGGTCGTCTTGCAATTGATGAAGAGTTAATGACTCAATTAAAAAATGTTAGAGATGCGATTAAAATAGATGAAATTTTCTATGTTGCGGATTCTTTAACAGGACACGATGCTACAAAAACTGCAGCTTCATTTAAAGAGCAAATTGGTATTGATGGTGTTATTCTTTCTAAATATGATGGAGATACAAAAGGCGGGGTTGCCTTATCAATTGCATCACAAGTTGGTGTTCCTTTAAGATTTATTGGTATTGGTGAAAAAATGCCAGACCTTGAAGTATTTATTCCTGATAGAATTGTTTCAAGATTACTTGGACTTGGAGATATAGAAGGTTTAGCTGAAAGAACTTCTGCTGTTATTGATGAAAAACAAGCAAAAGCAGTAGCTAAAAAGATTAAAAAAGGTGAATTTAACTTTAATGACTTCTTAGACCAATTAGCAATGATGAGTAAATTAGGTTCTATGAAATCTATTATTGGAATGATTCCTGGTCTTTCACAAATGGCTGGACCATTAAAAGATATGGATTTTGAAAATTCTGATGAGATTAAAAGAATAAAAGCATTAATAGGTTCTATGACTCAAAAAGAAAGAATGGAACCATCTTTAATGAATCCAAGTAGAAAGAAAAGAATTGCAAAAGGTTCAGGGCTTTCAGAAGTACAAATAAATAAAATATTAAAGCAATTTAAAAATGCTTCAAAAATGGCTAAGAAATTATCATCAAAAGGTGGAATGAAAGGCTTACAAAATATGATGTCTCAAATGGGACCTGGTGGAATGCCTAAAATACCAAGATAG
- the rpsP gene encoding 30S ribosomal protein S16, translated as MTVIRLTRMGRNKKPFYRIVVTDSRKRRDSGWIESIGYFNPVAEPKVLKIDQERYDYWLSVGAKPSEKVAKLAAK; from the coding sequence ATGACAGTAATTAGATTAACAAGAATGGGAAGAAACAAAAAACCATTTTACAGAATCGTTGTAACAGACTCAAGAAAAAGAAGAGATTCAGGTTGGATTGAATCAATTGGTTACTTTAACCCAGTTGCAGAACCAAAAGTATTAAAAATTGACCAAGAAAGATATGATTATTGGTTAAGTGTTGGTGCTAAACCTTCTGAAAAAGTAGCTAAATTAGCTGCAAAATAG
- a CDS encoding KH domain-containing protein: MITNFIKNYAKLIVSVPEDVTVTKELIDDTFAEITVEANSSDIGKLIGKNGNMINALKTMANGCKAKDGVSYKIQVVAK, encoded by the coding sequence ATGATTACTAATTTTATTAAAAACTATGCAAAACTTATTGTTAGTGTACCTGAAGATGTAACTGTTACTAAAGAATTAATAGATGATACTTTTGCTGAAATTACAGTTGAAGCAAATAGTTCTGATATTGGTAAACTTATTGGTAAAAATGGTAATATGATTAATGCTTTAAAAACTATGGCAAATGGTTGTAAAGCAAAAGACGGTGTATCATACAAGATACAAGTCGTAGCAAAGTAG
- the rimM gene encoding ribosome maturation factor RimM (Essential for efficient processing of 16S rRNA) translates to MNSNIYVAKLGKAVGLKGHLKLHIDSDFPEQFKKDAIFVTNRKINLKVIEYNTNRDMILFENYEDVDLAKKLINQELFASMEQTRENCQLKDNEFFWFDLMGCTVYEDDLKLGTIKDIHRYPVSDYLEVTTDESLVSKDLPKTFLLPHLFDKYILNVDILKKEIKVKDAYAILENS, encoded by the coding sequence ATGAATAGTAATATATATGTAGCAAAATTAGGGAAAGCTGTTGGTTTAAAAGGACATTTAAAGCTTCATATAGACTCAGATTTCCCTGAGCAATTTAAAAAAGACGCAATCTTTGTAACAAATAGAAAAATAAATCTAAAAGTTATTGAATATAATACAAATAGAGATATGATTTTATTTGAAAATTATGAAGATGTAGACCTAGCAAAAAAACTTATAAATCAAGAACTTTTTGCATCTATGGAACAAACTAGAGAAAATTGTCAATTAAAAGACAATGAGTTCTTTTGGTTTGATTTAATGGGTTGTACGGTTTATGAAGATGATTTAAAATTAGGTACAATTAAAGATATACATAGATACCCTGTTAGTGATTATTTAGAAGTTACTACAGATGAATCTTTAGTATCAAAAGATTTACCCAAAACTTTTTTATTACCACATTTATTTGATAAATATATTTTAAATGTTGATATACTAAAAAAAGAAATTAAAGTAAAAGATGCATATGCTATATTAGAAAACTCATAG
- the flgG gene encoding flagellar basal-body rod protein FlgG → MIRGLYTAATGMNSMQHQIDVTSNNIANVNTTGFKQDRAEFQDLMYETLNYTAGQTSQTTRNPTGIDTGLGVRISGIQKNFSEGDLKLTSNTLDLAIEGSGFFQITLPSGETAYTRNGAFKLNEEGTIVNGNGYELSPEIVVPDNVTDVSFGTDGIVSATDPTTGDTVDLGQIEIADFINPSGLTPLGESLYMQSEASGDVQTGNPLTDQFGGVRQGMIELSNVKLVNEMVDLITAQRAYEANSKSITTTDSMLDTVNRLKS, encoded by the coding sequence ATGATTCGAGGACTTTACACTGCAGCAACTGGTATGAACTCTATGCAACACCAAATTGATGTAACATCAAATAATATTGCAAACGTAAATACAACAGGTTTTAAACAAGATAGAGCTGAGTTCCAAGATTTAATGTATGAAACATTAAATTATACAGCAGGACAAACTTCGCAAACAACTAGAAATCCTACAGGTATTGATACAGGTCTGGGAGTTAGAATTTCAGGTATTCAAAAAAATTTTAGCGAAGGTGATTTAAAACTTACTTCAAATACCTTAGATTTAGCAATTGAAGGAAGTGGTTTTTTCCAAATTACACTTCCAAGTGGAGAAACAGCCTATACAAGAAATGGAGCTTTTAAGCTTAATGAAGAAGGGACTATTGTTAATGGAAATGGGTATGAATTGTCTCCTGAAATTGTTGTACCTGATAATGTAACAGATGTTAGTTTTGGTACAGATGGTATTGTATCCGCAACAGATCCAACAACTGGAGATACAGTTGATTTAGGACAAATAGAAATAGCTGATTTTATAAATCCTTCAGGACTTACTCCTTTAGGTGAATCATTATATATGCAATCTGAAGCATCAGGAGATGTTCAAACAGGTAATCCATTAACAGACCAGTTCGGTGGAGTTAGACAGGGAATGATTGAGTTATCGAATGTAAAATTAGTAAATGAAATGGTTGATTTAATTACAGCACAAAGAGCATATGAAGCTAATTCTAAATCAATTACAACAACAGATAGTATGTTAGATACAGTAAATCGATTAAAAAGCTAA
- a CDS encoding response regulator, whose product MKILIVDDSSTMRRIIGNVVMQLGFKKEEFDEAEDGVKAWKLLGESHYDVILTDWNMPNMNGLQLVQKTRSEGTHMKTPIIMITTEGGKGEVITALKAGVNNYIVKPFNAEILKEKLDGVLKK is encoded by the coding sequence ATGAAAATTCTTATAGTTGATGACAGTTCTACCATGCGAAGAATTATTGGAAACGTAGTCATGCAATTAGGTTTTAAAAAAGAGGAATTCGATGAAGCTGAAGATGGTGTTAAAGCTTGGAAATTACTTGGCGAATCACATTATGATGTAATCTTAACAGACTGGAATATGCCTAATATGAATGGTTTACAATTAGTGCAAAAGACAAGATCTGAGGGTACACATATGAAGACACCAATTATTATGATTACTACCGAAGGTGGTAAAGGAGAGGTTATAACAGCTCTTAAAGCAGGTGTTAATAACTATATTGTTAAGCCTTTTAATGCAGAGATTTTAAAAGAAAAGCTTGATGGAGTATTAAAAAAATAA
- a CDS encoding flagellar hook-basal body protein has translation MNQGTYPLAASMINQINRLDQISNNLANVNTSGFKQDGLTETTFNYYLQRAQTEDFTPTKISTITNNIPKIDAKYIDSEVGPITSTGNKLDFALEQPDTFFKLQDKNGDIVYTRDGAFKVLDGFLVDSNGNNILNADNEAIEINDNVREQIGVTQIPFSNLEKVGSNNFKLKDDTELAIYDNNDGLIIEGAIEKSNVNSVTAMVELIDAHRRFDQSQKAIKTIDEMNGTVIDKIGSNTN, from the coding sequence ATGAATCAAGGTACATATCCATTAGCTGCATCAATGATTAATCAAATAAATCGTTTAGATCAGATAAGTAATAATTTAGCAAATGTTAATACTAGTGGTTTTAAGCAAGATGGTTTAACTGAAACAACATTTAATTACTATTTACAAAGAGCACAAACTGAAGATTTCACTCCTACAAAAATAAGTACTATTACCAATAATATTCCTAAAATTGATGCAAAATATATTGATAGTGAAGTGGGTCCAATTACAAGTACTGGTAATAAATTAGATTTCGCATTAGAACAACCCGATACTTTTTTTAAATTACAAGATAAAAATGGAGACATTGTTTATACTAGAGATGGAGCATTTAAAGTATTAGATGGTTTTTTAGTGGATTCAAATGGTAATAATATACTAAATGCTGATAATGAAGCTATTGAAATTAATGATAATGTAAGAGAACAAATTGGAGTTACTCAAATACCTTTCTCAAATTTAGAAAAAGTAGGTAGCAATAATTTTAAACTAAAAGATGATACTGAACTTGCTATTTATGATAATAATGATGGTTTAATAATTGAAGGTGCAATTGAAAAATCTAATGTAAATTCTGTTACAGCCATGGTTGAATTAATTGATGCACATAGAAGATTTGATCAATCTCAAAAAGCAATTAAAACTATTGATGAAATGAATGGAACAGTTATTGATAAAATAGGGAGTAATACTAACTAA
- the flgB gene encoding flagellar basal body rod protein FlgB: MEASNITSTLFNNLNFRAERQKVISSNIANINTPNYKTKDLTFENELKNVQSPILELSQTKGNHFSNINNNMNISTPSLIKVQGLEEQNDGNNVNLDAQMSEMSKNKILFDAVQTAIKKDSTLFRSVIESSAKN, encoded by the coding sequence ATGGAAGCAAGTAATATAACAAGTACACTTTTTAATAATTTAAATTTTAGAGCTGAAAGGCAAAAAGTTATATCAAGTAATATTGCAAATATTAATACTCCTAATTATAAAACAAAAGATTTAACATTTGAAAATGAATTAAAAAATGTACAATCACCAATTTTAGAACTATCTCAAACAAAAGGTAACCATTTTTCTAATATTAATAACAACATGAATATATCTACTCCATCTTTAATTAAAGTGCAAGGCTTAGAAGAACAAAATGATGGTAATAATGTAAATTTAGATGCACAAATGAGTGAAATGTCAAAAAATAAGATTTTATTTGATGCTGTTCAAACAGCAATAAAAAAAGATTCTACATTATTTAGATCAGTAATTGAATCATCTGCTAAAAATTAA
- the fliF gene encoding flagellar basal-body MS-ring/collar protein FliF → MDQLVKFINNLNPAQRAVVIGGFSLLFVLLIGLLVYSNIKAEDKKLNYTIASNLTKSQVMLASDELEASGIEFSVIGNGNNLTLKTSKEFINIAKIKLVTSEASTSQHVGWEIFEKSSLGTTNFENKVKYLRALEGELSRSLESLTGVLRASVKIAIPKDTIFTERKADTTASAVLSLKPGIFLTQKQINGIKNFISSAVPNLRQENIKLIDQDGSLLQKSSDDMDNIKSLNQNKYKDKIENDYEQKIIALLEPFVGLGRVVARVNVDLDFVKKNIEEEIYDPEGTIRAQQVIENTSNSQGVAANTGGTAGVDNNIQEPGNANASGVTNSNSEGTNTVTNYEISKKIIKQKDNNYSKINKINAAVTFDSSVLNDVENKEEFLSSITSIVEDTIGYEQKRGDKITVRDFKFLGVKSLDEIKQQVDENGNVIAIDDGNAVDTLTMIKSILKEFSEYFQYLIAAILLFIFYKKFIVNHEVVILGDNVSAEKSSEANSENNFEDYSNEFDLDSAQGRLKSKIKSQIINNIEGLDEESATKYEVFIEELDKEINNKPEEIASMIELLLSEGNINFKVGNR, encoded by the coding sequence ATGGATCAACTTGTAAAATTTATAAATAATTTAAATCCTGCACAAAGAGCAGTTGTAATTGGAGGATTTTCTCTATTATTTGTTCTTTTAATTGGATTGTTAGTTTATTCAAATATCAAAGCTGAAGATAAAAAATTAAATTATACAATTGCCTCAAATCTAACAAAATCTCAAGTAATGCTTGCAAGTGATGAATTAGAAGCTTCAGGGATTGAATTTTCTGTAATTGGGAATGGTAATAATCTTACTTTAAAAACATCAAAAGAGTTTATAAATATTGCTAAGATAAAGCTTGTTACAAGCGAAGCTTCAACTAGTCAACACGTAGGTTGGGAAATATTTGAGAAATCTTCTTTAGGTACTACAAATTTTGAAAATAAAGTCAAATACTTAAGAGCTTTAGAGGGTGAATTATCTAGATCTTTAGAGTCTTTAACTGGTGTTTTAAGAGCTAGTGTAAAAATTGCAATTCCAAAAGACACTATATTTACTGAAAGGAAAGCAGATACAACTGCATCTGCTGTTTTATCATTAAAACCTGGAATTTTTTTAACACAAAAACAAATTAATGGAATTAAAAATTTTATTTCATCTGCTGTTCCTAATTTAAGACAAGAAAATATTAAATTAATTGATCAAGATGGTAGTTTACTTCAAAAGTCATCAGATGATATGGATAATATTAAATCTTTAAATCAAAACAAATATAAAGATAAAATAGAAAATGATTATGAACAAAAAATTATAGCATTATTAGAACCTTTTGTTGGTTTAGGAAGAGTTGTTGCTAGAGTAAATGTTGATTTAGATTTTGTAAAAAAGAATATAGAAGAAGAGATATATGATCCTGAAGGGACAATAAGAGCACAGCAAGTAATAGAAAATACTTCAAATTCTCAAGGTGTAGCTGCTAATACAGGGGGTACAGCCGGTGTTGATAATAATATTCAAGAACCAGGAAATGCAAATGCTTCAGGAGTTACAAATTCCAATAGTGAGGGAACAAATACTGTTACAAATTATGAGATATCAAAAAAAATAATTAAACAAAAAGATAATAATTATTCAAAAATCAATAAAATAAATGCGGCAGTTACTTTTGATTCTAGTGTTTTAAATGATGTAGAAAATAAAGAAGAATTTTTGTCTTCTATTACATCTATTGTTGAAGATACAATAGGATATGAGCAGAAAAGAGGAGATAAAATTACAGTAAGAGATTTTAAGTTTTTAGGAGTTAAATCTTTAGATGAAATTAAACAGCAAGTAGATGAAAATGGTAATGTTATTGCAATCGATGATGGGAATGCTGTTGATACTCTTACTATGATAAAATCTATACTTAAAGAGTTTAGTGAATATTTCCAATATTTAATTGCTGCAATTTTACTTTTTATTTTTTATAAAAAATTTATTGTAAATCATGAAGTTGTAATATTAGGGGATAATGTTAGCGCTGAAAAAAGTAGTGAAGCTAATAGTGAAAACAATTTTGAAGATTATTCAAATGAATTTGATTTAGATTCTGCACAAGGTAGATTAAAGTCAAAAATCAAAAGTCAAATTATAAATAATATAGAAGGATTAGATGAAGAGTCTGCTACAAAATATGAAGTATTTATAGAAGAATTAGATAAAGAGATCAACAATAAACCAGAAGAAATTGCAAGTATGATTGAACTACTTCTTTCTGAAGGTAATATCAATTTTAAAGTAGGAAATAGATAA
- the fliG gene encoding flagellar motor switch protein FliG yields MSENNDLLKGMSMMDKVARFFVLIGEESTVKIFQFLPKELVEDISTAITQISSINKDISLAILEEFHLYTRSKSFITSGGYNFAKDILYKSLGKGEADEVLAKLSRMKLASQSFTYLDAINPKQLSDFIKDESPHTIAVILSHMNSTKSADVLMQLEEETRVKVTMQMATIKDVSPDVVRTISVVLEKKLESLFSSIVDVGGVKVVADMLNKLGPKSQDILKNINGIDTSLATKIKENMFVFEDLLNLDTEYIMKILQNVDTGDVAVAMKNAPEEDMEKITNAMSQRARDRFIEEFEMLNKVKIKDIENSQRKMLDVAQKMIEDGIIDRDMDE; encoded by the coding sequence ATGTCTGAAAATAATGATTTACTAAAAGGTATGTCAATGATGGACAAAGTAGCTAGATTCTTTGTTTTAATTGGCGAAGAATCGACGGTAAAAATTTTTCAATTTTTACCAAAAGAATTAGTTGAAGATATTTCTACAGCTATTACACAAATTTCATCAATTAATAAAGATATTTCATTAGCTATTTTAGAAGAATTTCATTTATATACAAGATCAAAAAGTTTTATTACTTCAGGTGGATATAATTTTGCAAAAGATATTCTATATAAATCCTTAGGTAAAGGTGAGGCAGATGAAGTTTTAGCAAAACTTTCAAGAATGAAATTAGCTTCTCAATCATTTACATACTTAGATGCAATAAATCCAAAACAATTATCAGATTTTATTAAAGATGAATCTCCTCATACTATAGCTGTTATTTTATCTCATATGAATTCAACAAAATCTGCTGATGTATTAATGCAACTTGAAGAAGAAACAAGAGTAAAAGTAACTATGCAAATGGCAACAATAAAAGATGTTTCCCCAGATGTTGTACGAACAATTTCAGTTGTTTTAGAGAAAAAGTTAGAATCACTCTTCTCTTCTATAGTAGATGTTGGAGGAGTAAAAGTTGTTGCTGATATGCTTAATAAATTAGGACCTAAATCGCAAGATATATTAAAAAATATTAATGGTATTGATACTTCTCTTGCTACTAAAATAAAAGAAAATATGTTTGTATTTGAAGATTTATTAAATCTTGACACTGAATATATAATGAAAATTCTTCAAAATGTTGATACAGGTGATGTTGCTGTTGCTATGAAAAATGCTCCAGAAGAAGATATGGAAAAAATTACTAACGCAATGTCTCAAAGAGCTAGAGATAGATTTATTGAAGAGTTTGAAATGCTTAATAAAGTTAAAATAAAAGATATAGAAAATTCACAAAGAAAAATGCTTGATGTTGCCCAAAAAATGATCGAAGATGGCATAATTGACAGAGATATGGATGAATAA
- a CDS encoding FliH/SctL family protein has product MTGNNVYSNAKVVNNNTNAKVEKYELGTFINNTSTNTPTTSNTILDDREINGKVDPLLIEVRNLGNQLSELTRKVTNIENDGISGKDVDAQVVQAIKDLKHYAAFFEQATFQMEAKLLKTSISIAQKIISIEVGENSAKMAKQTITHLLEKIKTASKVQIHLNPKDYEILKDQLNLESFIELRQDANVSAGGVVIASDLGNFDGNIEAKVASMLETLDMVT; this is encoded by the coding sequence ATGACAGGTAATAACGTATATTCAAATGCAAAAGTTGTAAATAATAATACAAATGCAAAAGTTGAAAAGTATGAATTAGGAACATTTATTAATAATACTTCAACTAATACACCTACAACTTCTAATACAATTTTAGATGATAGAGAAATAAACGGGAAAGTAGACCCACTACTTATTGAAGTTAGAAATTTGGGTAATCAATTATCTGAACTTACAAGAAAAGTTACAAATATTGAAAATGATGGTATATCAGGAAAAGATGTTGATGCTCAAGTTGTTCAAGCTATAAAAGATTTAAAACATTATGCTGCTTTTTTTGAACAAGCAACATTTCAAATGGAAGCTAAACTTTTAAAAACATCTATTTCTATTGCTCAAAAAATAATTAGTATAGAAGTTGGCGAAAATTCTGCAAAAATGGCAAAACAAACTATTACACATTTATTAGAAAAGATTAAAACTGCATCAAAAGTTCAAATTCATTTAAATCCAAAGGATTATGAAATATTAAAAGATCAATTAAATTTAGAAAGTTTTATTGAACTCCGTCAAGATGCTAATGTATCAGCAGGTGGTGTTGTTATAGCTAGTGATTTAGGAAATTTTGATGGTAATATAGAAGCAAAAGTTGCCTCAATGCTTGAAACATTAGATATGGTTACTTAA
- a CDS encoding FliM/FliN family flagellar motor switch protein — MEISERDYDILVDTEILVDVMLGNSDISIAEFLKLSSGDIISLNKPAGSGGDIYVNSRIIGTGDIIVIDDKLAVRVQDAMDSDNVVRYFFEENMI; from the coding sequence ATGGAAATTAGTGAAAGAGATTATGACATATTAGTTGATACAGAGATTCTTGTTGATGTAATGTTAGGTAATTCTGATATTAGTATTGCAGAGTTTTTAAAACTAAGTAGTGGTGATATAATTTCTTTAAATAAACCTGCTGGTTCTGGTGGTGATATATATGTGAATTCACGTATAATTGGTACTGGTGATATAATTGTAATAGATGATAAACTTGCAGTAAGAGTTCAAGATGCAATGGATTCAGATAATGTTGTAAGATATTTCTTTGAAGAGAATATGATATAG
- a CDS encoding flagellar hook assembly protein FlgD: MATDIQVNSSTGVDGNSYTNSVSNDELTNDDFLTLMITELKLQDPTSPTDSAQMLSTQMQMSTINTNQEMVTAMQSLQQSFSQTALTNASNIIGKNIEDGNIGESGINKAYTVTSVESIDGVVQVRAQEMLYLENKIKLTDPDDSSNDILLDYNTAGEIIDANGNKNGSKIALNSPGDPIIKDGSLVVLDSTNTEVTDHNYKLAGLSSPVYSDELIDIPFSQITKIF; encoded by the coding sequence ATGGCTACAGATATACAAGTTAATTCAAGTACTGGAGTAGATGGTAATTCATATACTAATTCAGTAAGTAATGATGAATTAACAAATGATGATTTTTTAACACTTATGATTACAGAGTTAAAATTACAAGATCCAACTTCTCCAACTGATTCAGCACAAATGCTTTCAACACAAATGCAAATGTCAACAATTAATACAAATCAAGAAATGGTTACTGCAATGCAATCTTTGCAACAATCTTTTTCTCAAACAGCATTAACTAATGCATCTAATATTATTGGTAAAAATATAGAAGATGGTAATATTGGAGAAAGTGGTATTAATAAAGCCTATACTGTAACATCTGTTGAAAGTATTGATGGGGTAGTTCAGGTTAGAGCTCAAGAAATGCTTTATCTTGAAAATAAAATTAAACTAACGGATCCAGATGATAGTTCAAATGATATTTTATTAGATTATAATACTGCTGGTGAAATTATTGATGCAAATGGAAATAAAAATGGAAGTAAAATTGCTTTAAATAGTCCAGGTGATCCTATAATTAAGGATGGTTCGTTAGTTGTTTTAGACTCTACTAATACTGAAGTAACTGATCATAATTATAAATTAGCGGGACTTAGTTCTCCTGTGTATTCTGATGAATTAATTGATATTCCATTTTCTCAGATTACAAAAATATTCTAA
- a CDS encoding flagellar basal body protein, producing the protein MISSLWNGLSGLNTYEKALGGVSNNVANVSTVGHKSNNVRFEDRIGCDISYTRADN; encoded by the coding sequence ATGATTTCTTCACTTTGGAATGGCTTGTCTGGTTTAAATACATATGAAAAAGCTTTAGGTGGAGTATCAAATAACGTTGCAAATGTTAGTACAGTTGGACATAAATCTAATAATGTAAGATTTGAAGATAGAATCGGTTGTGATATTTCTTATACAAGAGCTGATAATTGA